In one Lolium rigidum isolate FL_2022 chromosome 3, APGP_CSIRO_Lrig_0.1, whole genome shotgun sequence genomic region, the following are encoded:
- the LOC124704470 gene encoding reticulon-like protein B8: MSEHSGSATEKIMHNIMETITDKLPKQKSDNIMNNIMDTISDKLPKQKSGHFDQASVSDKVNKMFGRQRSLHGVLGGGKSADVLLWRNKKISSSVLGLATAIWVFFEWLDYHFLTIISFVLVLGMVVQFVWSNFSSKLNGSSKVPRVEIPDELFVNIAVGIGAQVNKFLGFLQDVSCERNLKHFVVAIVGLWAASVAGSWFNFLTVIYIGFVCAHTLPVLYEKYEDQVDEFLYSILGLLRDQYQKLDSGVLSRIPKGNKKTE; the protein is encoded by the exons ATGTCAGAGCATTCTGGGAGCGCGACcgaaaagatcatgcacaacatcatGGAGACCATCACTGACAAGCTCCCCAAGCAGAAGTCTGATAATATCATGAACAACATCATGGATACCATCTCTGACAAGCTCCCTAAGCAGAAGTCTGGCCATTTCGATCAAGCTTCAGTCTCCGACAAAGTGAACAAGATGTTTGGTCGCCAGAGGTCCCTCCATGGGGTTTTGGGTGGTGGAAAGT ctgctgatgtgttactgtgGAGAAACAAGAAGATATCTTCCAGTGTTTTGGGTCTCGCAACAGCTATCTGGGTTTTCTTCGAGTGGCTTGATTACCACTTCTTGACAATCATTTCATTTGTCCTTGTCCTTGGAATGGTTGTTCAGTTTGTTTGGTCCAACTTCTCAAGCAAGCTAAACGG ATCTTCTAAAGTGCCCCGAGTTGAGATACCCGATGAGCTGTTTGTGAACATTGCTGTTGGGATTGGTGCCCAAGTAAATAAGTTCCTGGGTTTCCTTCAAGATGTGTCTTGTGAAAGAAACTTGAAGCATTTCGTAGTG GCAATTGTCGGGTTGTGGGCTGCTTCTGTAGCTGGGAGCTGGTTCAATTTCCTAACTGTCATTTACATTG GGTTTGTCTGTGCTCACACACTTCCGGTGCTGTACGAGAAGTACGAGGACCAAGTCGACGAGTTCCTCTACAGCATTCTTGGCCTGCTCCGAGATCAGTACCAGAAGCTCGACAGCGGCGTCCTGAGCAGGATACCGAAGGGGAACAAGAAGACCGAGTAG